CTGGGATTAATGTCGACAATGCATATAAAAAATTAGAGATTTTTGAACACATAAAATAAAACCCAATATTGCTTattacaaataaaatcaaacaattgaaATACGAAATTGATAATCAAGTGCAATAAAGGAAATGGTACCTGTTGATTGAGTCGAAATTCAGGAAGAACGATTGTGAAATTTATTGATGAAGAAATCATGTGAATTGGATGAAAATCCATGTGAATTGGATTTAACCGCGGTGATCGAGAAAGAGAGTAGCAGACCGAAttgaagaaagagaaagagaagattTCAGTGTCGAGTGTCGACTGtgattttgtttatttgatgTAATTACAATTTGATATTACTGTTGCAGGCATTGGATCGTGCGTCTTCCATGGTCAGGATTTGTTCTCACATAGGATTTGTTCTCACATTAAAAACTGTTCTCacgtgatatatatatatatatatatatatatatatatatatatatatatatatatatatatatatatatatatatatatatatatatatatatatatatatatatatatatatatatatatatatatatatatatatatatataaaggctCCCGTAAGAATACTTTACTCGGTAAGAACACTTTCTTACAATAAAAACACTTTTTgataatggcattttcgtaattattatgaataaatatctcaaatttttttattctttcacATTTTTTTCATTATGTCTGAGAGAGAGGGGGGAATccgaaataatttttaaaaaaatagcgTGAAAGAATTTAAATAAGGGGTATTTGTTAATAATAATTACGAAAATGACATTACCAGAtagtgttcttaccgtaagaagtgttcttaccgaGTAAAGTGTTCTTACGAGAGCATTTCTCTCTCTTAGAAGGAGAGGAAGGCTCACATGAGAAGTACTCTTACGGTGAGAAACGTGAGAAGCAATAAGGACCGTTAGATTAATAAGATAAACGGCCACCGGTTATACTCTTCGTAACTTTTTATTGCTGACTTTAATAAGTCATTCACTCCTTCCTCCTCCCATCGATTCAACCCAAAAAATACAGACCCGCAAcaatttttttctctctcctccttttcTCTACCCCTCTCCATTGTCAACCAAGTTGATGCGCGCTGCTGGAGCTCAACAATTGCGGCTAACTTTTCCCAATTCTCTCACATCCCATAAGATCGATTATGCATCAATTTATCGACTTCAGTTACTATTTTACCGAGTTCAAGCTTGAGGTTATTGCTTTTGGATTTCTGCGTCAATTACTATTTTACCGTCTACCGACTTCAAGCTTGAGGTTGACCCCATTGTTAAAAATCTGCAATGTGTGAAGATATAATATGATGTATCTATAAACTTTTTAGGATGTATTTGTAATATAAGTATGATGTATGTGCAAAGTTATGTGTACTAAGATAATAAGATGACTAGTGTATTATACTATAAATGTGTTAATGACAATGGAGGACTACGGGTTCCCTGGTTTAGAGCACCATTGATGCATCTCGATCTAGTACATCATTGATTTATCTATAGAACACTTATGTTGTATCTCTTATACTGATATGATAACAAACTTTTGTATAAGGCGGTTTTTCCTGTGAGACCACCTTATACTGGGTTCTGTTCGCGGGTCAAATACAACCCATTTGCTCGCGGGTCGCAAATATCCGGATCTTATTAAAACATTGGTTTTCTGTTCTTTCtcctcattttcattttcaaatCACACTCTTCAcatttaagagagagaaagtgacggTTCTTCATCTTTTCGCGCCGATCTTTCTTCTTCCAAATTACACTTCGCTTCTGGTCGTTTTTTGGTTCAATTCTGCTATTTGTTCTTCTGAAATTGGCTCAACCTCCGTTATTGTCCTTCGTCTCTTCGATTTTGTAAGTGTTTCCTTCAATTTAACTTTCAAACTTGCAAAAGAGTGAAGTATATATTGCTGGAGTTTCAGATGGGGTTGCAGATCAGATTGTGCAGACTTTGGGTATTTCTAGAGGAACTTTTCCTTTTAGATACTTAGGGGTTCCACTAACAACCAGGAAACTTAGTTTAACCCCTAACAACCAGGAAACTTAGTTTCACTTATTGTAAGCCTTTGATTGAGAAGACAGTGGCTAGAGTGAAAAGTTGGGCTGCTAAGTTGCTTACTTATGCTGGTAGGCTTCAGCTGGTCAAGTCTGTTCTTTTTGGCATTCAGTTGTACTGGTGTCAGATTTTTATAATGCCAAAAAAGGTCATGAAAGAAATTCAAAGAATCTGCAGGAACTTCTTATGGTCTAGGTCTGATGCAGAATCAAAGAAAGCATCAGTTGCTTGGGAGTCTATGTGTCTTCCTAAGAATTGTGGTGGTTTGAATCTTAAAGATTTAACTGTGTGGAATAAATCAGCTGTAATCAAGCATTGTTGGGCTCTTGCCATGAAACAGGATAGGCTGTGGATTAAATGGATACATGTGTATTATGTTAAGAACAGGGATTTTTGGACCATGGATATTCCTCAAGGGTTAACATGGTCTTTAAGGAAAGTCTGGGCTAGTAGGGAAATTCTGATTGATGCTGGTGGTACTGATCAGTTTGTGCATGGGGGAAAATTCAGTATTCATAAGATGTACAAGCATCTAAGGCAACAAGGTAATTCTGTGATCTGAAAAAGGATAATTTGCAACAGCAAGGCAAGTCCAAAGGCTACCTTTGTAGCCTGGTTAGCTCTTCAGAACAGGTTAGCCACAAAAGATAGATTGGTGAAATGGAATTTACAGATTGACAAGGTGTGTGTTCTGTGTCAGACTCAGGATGAAACTATGCAACATCTATTTTTTGAGTGTTGTTACTCTAAAGCAGTCTGGAGTGGAGTCTTGGCAAGAATTGGTGAAGCTTATTCAGGGAGTAATTGGCAGGATGTTTGTCACTGGGCAGCAAAGAAGAGTAGGAGTAAAAGATCAAGAGCTAAAGTTTGTAGCTGTGCTTTCATTGAGGCTGTCTATGCAATCTGGTTACAGAGGAATGCTAAGATTTTTAGGAATACTCTTGATCAGAGTGAAGCTGTAATTAGTAGAATCTTGTTTCATATTGCTTGTAGGAGTGATGATAGAATGAAGGTGTTCATTCAGTAGTTGGGTTGCCTTTCCTTGTTGGTTAAGGTGCAACTCTAGGGGAGTTTGTTGTATTGGTGTTCCTTTTACTTGGTAAGTAATAACAatttttatttgccaaaaaaaaaaaaatactttcaatttttgttgtttttggattttcttctttttcttctagtTTAATTAGTCTGTATACtcgttttatttttcttttaatctACATTTTGGTATGCAAGTATATTGTTAGGGTTTGTGTTCATTTTAGGGCTTTATTGTGATTTTTAGGTTTTACTTTAATGTCGTTGCGTTTTTGTGCattttttgttcttcatttttgctatttttcATCGATTGTATGATTCTTCTTCATTTTCTGTTTATGTTAGGGTTTTTGTCAATTTTTATAGATTTTCCTCTATTTGTTGTGATTTTCTGAGATTTGTGCTTACGTTTTGCGATTCTTCTTCTACAACTGCGCGATTGTTCTCTCTTTTATGCTATTATTGTTAGAACTTCATTTCTCGTActttttatttgaatttcagGTTGTCAGATTCATtatttttctgtgtttttctTTTGGAACTGCTTGAAAATGATTTTTCCCATTTATTCTTTGATAtgcttttgaatttttgttgttTTAGTTTAGAATTTTGGTTATTTAGTTATGATATCagtagttttagttttttttttaataaccacAATAAAGAATATCTTAACAACATGCATGTTTCAGTTATGTATTTTAACATGTTAGGTACATATTTTAACCTATTAGTTAACTATTCAACTCAAATAGTTATGTGTTTTCATAAATTAGTTATAACCAATTATTTATCTATACAGACGAATTAGTTACATATTTTACCATATTAGTTACACATTTACATACATTAGTTAACTATACACACTAAATAGTTACAAACTTTCTAGTTTTTCAGTGAtttgttttttgaattttgatttgttgACTTACGTTGTGTATTTTTTTCAGTTATCAAAATGGCTAGAACAAAAAATCCAGCGAAGACATCTGAGGATGATCCTCATGTTAAGAATGCAGAGCCTGATTTAGGAAACAGACACAAGAAGTTGCTGCTGATGTAGGGCGTGAGGCTGTTCCGTccagaaaaaggacaaagaaaacacaaaaagtGAAGTTGGAGTATGTAGAGCCTGATGGTAACACAATTGAGTTGGATAGGTATAAATTTATCCTCTTTTTATTCATTGACTGAGACGTATTAGTTAtacatttagtttaattagtcaTTGATTGAAACCTATTAGTTCAACAGTAAATTCAACTAGCTAAACTTTCATTTGAATTTTTTAAGttgtgaaaccaattagttaagatttgaCATCAATTAGTGTCATTGTACaagtaattagttaaacatCCAATGTATTTAGTTATGGACTGAAACTAATAGTGTAGTTTTCATATTAATTTAGTCATATCTCATATGTTCCAATTATTACATTATTTATTCTTTGTTTTAATTTCTTGTCTTCTTTTCTAGGGATTTTATACCCATCTGTAGACCAGAACCTCTCATTACTTTGCTATCTATCATCAAGGAGAAAGACAAACAAGTCAAGGCCATAActgaaattggatttggtgGCCTGCTGTCTATTCGTCTTCCTGAAATTAACAAGAAGCTTATTTCCTGGATTCTTGAGAACTTTAACAGTGTTGGTCATATGCTGCGGTTTGGGGAAGGCCGAAAATATTGTGTGCAACTATATGATTATGATATGTACGACGTGTTTAGGCTGCCCTTGGTGAAAGGTGTTGATGTTGAAGAAACACCCAGGAAGAGGGTCGAGGGAGATGGAACGTTTGAAATGATCCAGAGGTGATTTAGAAAATATAACAAAAAAGACAATGTGCAATCTGCTGCTTTGTCTGAGGTGGAGGGTTATCTTGCAAATACTAACGAGTACGGAGATGAATTCAAGCGTGCGTTTGTGATTTACACTTTAGGTAATCAATTGACTAATTACTTTAACTGgttaatattttgatttaattGTCTATTTAATCCATTTctgtaattaattatttattctaccttaactaattggttgaaATGCTTCAGTAATTCCTTCTACACTTTAACTAGTTTCTTTTAATACTTAACTACTTATATTCTTAGtgaaatttattttttgaaaaattttCACTATTTTTATTTCACATCTTAACTAATTGTAATGAAaatttaactaattattttaccttTTTAACTAAATGCTTGAAATGCTTCACTAATTCCTGTTTTTAACTAAGTGAACTGATTGTTCAACTACTTACTGTCTCAGTGTGACTAATTGAACtgcatgcttaactaatttattcaATTGCTTCACTGATTTGTTTTTGTGATGAACTGGTCGGTTTGACAGGTGTTTTTTTGGCTCCCACGTCTAACCGTTTGGTAGACATTAAGCTTCTCAAGGCAGTAGAGGACGTTTCAAAAATTGTGAAACAAAATTGGTGCAAGTACGTGCTTGACCATTTGGGGTTGGCTGTAGGTAGGTggaatttaaaaattagtaaaAATAGAGTTGGCGGTTGTTTACAATTTTTGGAGATTATATATCTTCAAAGAGCTTTATTCCGTGGTGTAAGTCCGCCCAAGGAGATTCCGCTTGTGCAACATTGATCTCCTGCTAAAGTATCCGAACGTGTAGCTGCTGAGGGGAAAATGGGTCTTGGGCTAGCTGCTGTTGATTTAACGAGCTATCCTTTGTCAAAGTCTTTTGGTGATTTGTTGGTAAGACCTCATTCTGCATCGGGAATCAGTATGATTGAGTTTGCTATTCCGGAAGGTGTTCAGACAAATGATGATATTGAAAAGAGCTGCGATGTTGTAagtcaatttatttttttcaattttttttatttggtttaGTTAAGGAATCCtacttactccctccatttttttttattgcaccatttgggatttcacgcttgccaatgcactattttaactactaatatctctcattatacattttaaaaaattataaaaatttgataatttgaaagtatatttcgagacgaatataacaagatcccacatgagcatatttttccttacatataaatcacaaaaaataactatataagaataagcgaatagtgctaaaaccaagatggtgcaattataaaaaaatggaggaagtattagttATGAACTGACACCAATTAGTTAATCTTCTAAGGCAATTAGTTAACAATTTTATTAGTTTTCAGTCACACATATTAGTTAAGTAATTCAAGAAATTAGTTACATGGTGTCTTGTattagttaagttattaaattaattagttataCATTGTTTGATACTATTATTAGTTTTAgctaatttttttcattttttgtgaAGGAGTTGAAAGTAGCAATGAAAAAGTATTGCCGGGATTTATACATTGTACGTTAAAGGAGGGAAGACAACAATTGTCTGATAGTCTTGGATATGGAGATCCGGTATTTTTGAAGATTATAGACTCCATTGTTGCATATGCTGAAGATCTGAAGAAAGATAACATTGATGGTTATCGTGTTAAAGATGGTGTTAATGTTGAAAATGGTGGTGATGGTAGTTGTGCTGCCGGTGCTGGTAATGGTGCAGCTGAAAAGAATGGTGCTGCTTCTGGTGCTGCCGGTGCTGGTAGTGGTGCAGCTGAAAAGAACGCTCCTGCTTTTGGTTTTGTCGGTGCTGGTAGTGGTGCAGATGAAAAGAATGCTGCTGCTTCTGGTTCTGTTCCTTCAACGAGTGATAAATCTGGTGGTCGTCAACCAGAAAATGATAATCTTTGTTGCAGCATAGCGCTTGGTTCACCTGATGAAGAAGTTTTCTGTGTATCCACATTCATGCTCAGGTACCCTAAGACTCTCTCCCAAGAGGCAAGGCTTGAAAAAGAGGTTCTGGACTTCTGTTTTCTTGAAGATGATTGTGTTGATCAAAAGTAAGTTGTGTTTCTGTATTTAGTTATTCATTTcatagttttagttaagaatttgtATCAATTTGTAATGATTTTTTAGTAAATAGTTAACATAAATTAGTTATGAATTTTTAGTAATCAATTAGGATTTTATAGTCATTAGTTTAGAATTTTCACCAATTAGTTAGACAATATCATATATTATTTAGCAAATCATGTCATTTAATTAAGCCTTAAAAAATATGCAACTTAACTAAATTGTGAAGCACAAGAACCTATTAGTTAAAAATTACATCAATTATTTAAACACTAACATAAATtaatcggttttttcatgaaatgccccgaggttttaaaaaacgcaccaaataccctcgcctgtttcgattcacataatatacccctatttatccgTACTGTTCATGACATGCACCTGTCAGCTAAcgccgttagtctgccgttagtggTGTTTTACTTATTTGcccttaattttggtttagcgcCATTGACTTCCTTCACTTTCACAgaaagaccaaaaaaaaaaaaaccgttcacatttttctctttctctctcctctcccctgttcttcttcAAGCTCTAAtcctactcaaaccctagaaattctgggtagatcttcaatatttttgtgaattttgctGCGCACCTTAAAGGCGAGTTCGTGGGTTGTGATTTTGCTTCAATCGCGACAAAAAAGGGAGAAACTTGAGGCGATTTCCAGTTGAGTTAGTGTTGAAGAGGAAACGGGAATTTTAAAGTTGGTTAGTCTACTTCCAGGTAATAATCTCTTCTCCTCTGTTTAATTTTGCTGgtaaacttgtttttttttcacgaaatcgattagggttagggtttgtgaaattgtcagttttttttttaaaattgcgCAAATTTCTTGTTGGTTATTGGTCAATTGTGGTTGTTGGAATGAAAATTGATGttagtttcattattttttccCTTTAGGATGAGTGCTATTTGGTTGTTACTACGTTATGGGTCACATAGTTTTGATATTAGAGTGGGAGACATGGAAAAATATCGTTTGTTGAAGTTGTTTCTTGATATCTTTGAGGAATCAGTTAAGCAAGATGTTTTTTTGCCTAGTACCTTTAGCTTGTATGTTGAGGGTCCTTGTGGTAAGGTTGAATTGAATGATGATAAGACTTTAAGGCTTCTGTGGGGATGGAATTGGGGTAAAGACACTGCTGAAATTTGGGTTGAGGGAACAGATAAACCAGGATTGGTGTTTAGGAATGCTGTTGCAACAATTGAGAATCATAGAAAGGAAAAAGAGAGACAACTTAAGGAGAGACAAGAGGAACTGTTGAGGGCTCaaagagaggaggaagaggCAATGAGGAAACAACAGGAAAGGGAGGACATTTTGAGGGAAATACAGGAACAAATGGAGTACACTGTGGCTATGGAGGTCCCTGTTGTTGATTGTGAGGACATGAAGGTTGAGTATGTGAGAGTCATTAGCAAAGATGATGCTGATGAGGTGTTTCCAGGTTGCTCTCAACCACAACAAACACAAGAATCCCCAAAGAAACAACCCACCCCACCCAAACACACAAATCATGTTGCTTCTAAGTCAAAAGGCAAGGATAAGCCTGCTTCTAAGAAACTAACCCCCAAAAGGAGGGCATCAGCTAAACAATCCACCCCACAGAAACAACCCACCCCACCTAAACAACCCACCAAACAACCTacaccaccacccccaccaccCCCACCACAGAAAGAACCCACCCaaccaaaacaacaacaacacacaccacCACCAGAACATCCCACCTCtccaccacaacaacaacaacacacaccacCACCAGAACATCCCACCTCTCCACCACAACATCAcacccctccaccaccaccacaaaatCCCACTCCACCACAGAACAACCAAACTGATGAGCCTAACAATCAAGCACCACCTGATCAAGCTCAGCCAGTGAAAAAGAAGGGGGGCAGAGCTAGACCTGAGGGGTTTAGGATTAACAAAGTCACTGCTAAGAAGGCTGGAACTTGGGTTTCCAAGGGAAAGGGAAAAGGGAGAAAGGGTACAGGAAGGTCTAAGACACCAGGGGTTTTTGCTGATGTTGGTGAGATATGTTCAGAAGAGGAGAGTGAGGATTCTGATTATGAGGAATCAGATTCTGAACAATAGGATGTTCTGAATGATTGGATTGATtctgatgttgatgatgaggtGAATCCTGATGATATTCCTGATTTGGGGTTTGAGGATTGTCTAAATGGTTCCTCAAAGATGGATAAGGCCTATAAAAATGGCAAAATATGGACTGATCAACCATATGGGTCCATTAAGTTAGAACCCTGGTTGATCTTTCATGATAAGGCCACATTTCTTGAAGTGTTGAGAAGTTACTGCATACAGGAGGGGTTTGGGCTTAGTGTTGAGAGGGCTGACAATAGGAGGTACACAGCAGTGTGTGCAGTGGAGTCATGTGACTGGAGGATACATGCCAGTAGGTTGTTTGACAATGTTAGCTGGGCCATTAAGGTGATCAGTGGGTCCCACAGAACTTGTGGGAGGCTTGAGGAGAATCCAGTGGTGACCTCTGAGTGGTTGTGTAAGCATATGTTGGGGGAAATAGAGGCAAATCCAGAGATTCCAGTGGAGACATTGAGGAGGTATGCACAGGAGAAGTTTCAGTTGAGGGTGAAAAAGAGGCTATTGTACAAGGTCAGGAGTATGGCAAAGGGAAAGCTGCATGGTGGTTGGGCTGAAGCATATGAGCTGTTGCCTAGATATGCTGAGATGATTAAGCAAACAAACCCAGGGAGTCATGCACTTATAACATGGGGGGCCAGTAGTGGGGATGTGAACCCAAAATTCAGAGCTTGCTTCTTCTCATTTGCTGCACAAGTCAGGGGGTTTCTAAGGGGTTGTAGGCCCATAATTGGAATAGATGGGGCTCATTTAAGTGGTTTCTACAAGGGCATTCTACTGACAGCAGTTGGCATAGATGGGAACAATGAAATTTTTGTTCTTGCCTATGGGATAGTAGACACTGAGAGTTGTGACAGTTGGACCTACTTCATGAGATGTTTGAGGCAAATGTTTGAGCAGGAGGGTTGCAACAGAGATGATTGGACCTTCATCAGTGATAGGATGAAGGTATGTGTACTGATCTGATATTTACTCTTTTCTGATCTTTACTTTTTCTTATGTTTATGTTTCTATATTAATGAACCTGTTTTTGTTGTTTGCTGATGTGTAGGGTGTTGAGTTGGCAGTTAGAGAAACTTTTCCTAGAGCAACTAGGAGAGTTTGCTGCCAACACCTATACATGAATTGTAAGAACAATGGCTTCAGTGGATCTGCATTCCACAAGCTCTTTTGGATAGCTGCTAATGCATACAATGAGTATGTGTTTGGTAAGGCCATGGAAAAGATCAGTGAGTACAATGCAAATGCCACTGCATACTTGAACAGCTGCATTGAGCAGTGGTCTAGGCATAAGTTTGACTCTACTGtttgttgtgatcacaacacaACAAACTTTGTGGAGTCATTCAATGCATGCACAAAGCCCTTCAGAGACATGCCTGTCTTCTCATTATTGGAAGGTATAACTCTTCTAAtcatattcatgcataatattacccttgaacttgttgtttgttgtttaatcatattcatgcataatatacccctGAACTTGTTGTTTGTTGGTTAATGTCTGGTGTACAACAATCAGAAGTTGGTGTATGCAGAGGGTGGGGGCTAGATTTGACAAGGCAGTTGACATGGAGGAAGGTCAGCTCACTGCATATGCATTGAAAGAGTTAGAGGAGAGGACAGCTGAGTCCAGGTTATGTTATGCCACAGCATGTGGAGGGGGTGAATTTGAGGTTAGGGATGGACATGTCAACTTCCCAATTAGGCTTGCAACAAGAAGTTGTGCCTGTGGGAAGTGGCAGATCTGTGGAATCCCCTGCAAGCATGCACTGAGGGTCATATATGACCAAAGGATGAACCCCCATGATTTCATATCCCCATGGTTCAAGGCTCCTGCATACAAGCTAACCTATGCAGAACATATTCATCCTATGGCAGATCCATCTCAGTGGCCTGACTTTGGCCTTCCTTCCATTCAGCCTCCAACCATCAAAAGACCATCTGGCAGACCTGCTAAGAAGATAAAGAGAGGGGCAAATGAACCAAAGAAAGGGAAGAGGAACACAAATGTGAAATGTGGAAAGTGTAGAGAGTTTGGTCACAACTCAAGAACATGCAAGAGTGGAGGAACAAGTGCCACTGGACCAAGTACTTCAAAGAGTGGTGCAGCAGGAGCAAGTACATCAAATGGGGGACCAAACACAAGGAAGAGGTCAAAGGCAGCTGCATAGTCACCTCAGTTGGCTATATTTTGTGAATTGTAGTGCACAAAGCTAAACTAACTTAGTCAAATCAGTTTAGTCAGAATCAGTTTAGTTAGAATCAGTTTTTGGAAACAGTTGTGCAGAGATCATTTTTTTGAAACAGTGAAATGCTTAGAACACCTCTTTTTGTGCAGTTCAGTGGTGTTTGTCCACTTAAAGTTCAGTTTATGTAAAGATTATTTGCTTGAACAAGTATTTATGGAACAAAGTCTCTTTATTTCATGAAATTTATTACAACTTTACTTCATTGCTATCCAAATCAGAAATGCAAACATTAATACACCAATTTTTATTGCAAAATTGATTTGCTGTTTCTGTTGTTTGATCTTCTTCTTCAATAGCTTCAACTCTTCATGCATTCCCCTGCTCTGTTCTTGCATTCCCCAGCTTTGttcttgcattcccctgttTTCATCATCTCTGTTTCCCTTGCTCTGAACTTCATCACTTGTGTGCTCAAGAAAACCTTTGCACCATTTGAAATTAtcacaaggatcacacttgtagtaaagCTTTTGCGGATTTTTTGCCGTTTCCGAGCTCCTAATTGCAAATCTTCTCCCGCAATAGCAATTTTTATTAGGAACTCTAATGTATGCTAAATTTGGGATGGAAGAAGATTCGGTTTTTGAATGAGAGCTCATGGCTAATTTGGAGAGGGGAAAGTATGCAAGTGAGGTGAACACTAGTAGCATTTATATGCAGCAAGAACATAACGGCTATATTTTGCTTCCTAGGTTTAAAAACTAGCCGTTAAATTCAAATTCCTGCAATTTGGGTATCTAGTGcaacttaattttaaaataggtgtatattatgcattaagtttataaaaaggggtatactgtgaattataaacacgacttaacggaggactaacggaaggtcagttaaggggtatttggtgcaaacttggaaaaaaataggggtatattatgtgaatcgaaacaggcgagggtatttggtgcgttttttaaaacctcaggggcatttcatgaaaaaaccgtaaattAATTATTGTGTAACAGGGATGAACTTTTTGTTTATGGTTTGGTTCATAAGATAACAAGAGAAGAGATGCAAAGTTTGCTCCCTAATAAGAAAATCTTATCCAATATTGTCGAGTCTTGGGCCATTCTATTAAATAGAAAGCAATTTGAGCTGAATTATCAAGGGTGTAACTTCTATTTCGGAACTGAGTATACGGTACGATTATTTCTTTGTTATTATTCattacaccaaaaaaaatttactatgttttttctctatttatgaaataaatttattttataattttttaggtCAAGCTAAAAGATCTTGTTTCGAATCAGAAGTCAATGGACTCTGAACAACAAATATCTGAAGAGCTTTTAAGTAGTTGGAAACATTGGGCGAAGGACATCAATGACCACCGATGGGATCTTAAAACTGTTTCCATGGTAAGTTTGTATTCTTATTAGTTATGAATTTATAGGTTATAGTTAAGACATTGTATTAATTAGCTAAAATTTTATGTcatttagttatgatttttctGATTCTGTTTTTCTTCATTCTTTTGCAGTTTTAGTTGCCTATTCATTATGAGGAGCACTTGTCTCTTCTAATTGTCAAGTTCAACACTAAAAGTCTTGTATATGTTGACAACATCATTTCTACGGTGAGGAGTTGTCTATATACAAGATAATGATGTCATTTATGATTGAAGCGTTCTACAATTACTTGATAGAAATTGATCATCCATCAGCTTCCCAGCTTTTAGATTTCGAAATGACATATCTA
This genomic stretch from Spinacia oleracea cultivar Varoflay chromosome 3, BTI_SOV_V1, whole genome shotgun sequence harbors:
- the LOC130469660 gene encoding uncharacterized protein — protein: MSAIWLLLRYGSHSFDIRVGDMEKYRLLKLFLDIFEESVKQDVFLPSTFSLYVEGPCGKVELNDDKTLRLLWGWNWGKDTAEIWVEGTDKPGLVFRNAVATIENHRKEKERQLKERQEELLRAQREEEEAMRKQQEREDILREIQEQMEYTVAMEVPVVDCEDMKVEYVRVISKDDADEVFPGCSQPQQTQESPKKQPTPPKHTNHVASKSKGKDKPASKKLTPKRRASAKQSTPQKQPTPPKQPTKQPTPPPPPPPPQKEPTQPKQQQHTPPPEHPTSPPQQQQHTPPPEHPTSPPQHHTPPPPPQNPTPPQNNQTDEPNNQAPPDQAQPVKKKGGRARPEGFRINKVTAKKAGTWVSKGKGKGRKGTGRSKTPGVFADVGEICSEEESEDSDYEESDSEQ
- the LOC110786733 gene encoding uncharacterized protein — encoded protein: MDKAYKNGKIWTDQPYGSIKLEPWLIFHDKATFLEVLRSYCIQEGFGLSVERADNRRYTAVCAVESCDWRIHASRLFDNVSWAIKVISGSHRTCGRLEENPVVTSEWLCKHMLGEIEANPEIPVETLRRYAQEKFQLRVKKRLLYKVRSMAKGKLHGGWAEAYELLPRYAEMIKQTNPGSHALITWGASSGDVNPKFRACFFSFAAQVRGFLRGCRPIIGIDGAHLSGFYKGILLTAVGIDGNNEIFVLAYGIVDTESCDSWTYFMRCLRQMFEQEGCNRDDWTFISDRMKGVELAVRETFPRATRRVCCQHLYMNCKNNGFSGSAFHKLFWIAANAYNEYVFGKAMEKISEYNANATAYLNSCIEQWSRHKFDSTVCCDHNTTNFVESFNACTKPFRDMPRVGARFDKAVDMEEGQLTAYALKELEERTAESRLCYATACGGGEFEVRDGHVNFPIRLATRSCACGKWQICGIPCKHALRVIYDQRMNPHDFISPWFKAPAYKLTYAEHIHPMADPSQWPDFGLPSIQPPTIKRPSGRPAKKIKRGANEPKKGKRNTNVKCGKCREFGHNSRTCKSGGTSATGPSTSKSGAAGASTSNGGPNTRKRSKAAA